ATAGGACAAGATCATCTGGATTAATTATACCACTCCCCTGTGACTCCCTTTCTCCCTGTTTACAAGAAGGAAGAACTACAATCATTGATCCCGATAATTAAGTGTTTTCCTTGCCCtagttttgtttcacttttcagAGAATTGGTTTGATCATTCGGCTTTTAGGGCCTCCCAGAATTTTAGCCGTGATTCCCAAGCTATCCATCTGTGTGGTGACTAATAACAACCACCATCAAatttaaacaatttttaaaCATCAGGCCTATGCCAGACAGAGGGGATAAACCCGTGCAGAGGGATTATTGCCCATAAGAATCCCTATAATTCCAATCTTGCTCTATTATGCAATAATACACAGACAGCTGAGGGAGGGATTATTGAAGGCCTGCTACCCTTAAACCTTATGCTCTAACTTCCCCTTTAAAATGGATGAGTTGGAACAGAACGTTTGTGATGCTCAGCTTTCCTGTTCAGGGGTGAGGGTcgcttttttttgcatttggaaTCCAATTTAAAGTGGGTGGGGTCATTCACGTAATAACTCCTCTTACCGGTTGGTTCTGcaaggggttagggttatggttagggtcaGCGGTATCATGTGGTTTGCATCAGCAGATGGGGTTTGTGCAGATGTAATAGAGACACAGATGCCCGGACCTTCTACGGTTCTGATCACAACACACTAGCTGGTCTATGAGGATGAGTTTGGTGACAGCGTTGTAATGTAAATCCAAATGTCAACATGTCTACGCACTCACAATCATAATGTTGATGCTGGTGAGACATAAATGGatttggatttgtatttatatagcgcttttctagtctgatgaagaccactcaaagcgctttacagtacagtttcacattcacccattcatacacacattcatacagtgcatctacttgcagcacttagttattctatggggggctatttagggttcagtatcttgcccaaggacacttcggcatgcagatggttcagactgggaatcgaaccgccgaccttcaggttggaggacgaccactctacccctcagccacagccgcccacataAGCAAGGTTTAGTGTCTTAGTTTGCTGGTTAGTACTAAAGATAAATGCAGCTGAGGTTTTTGGAACAAAAAGTAAGAGTTTaggacaaattaaagtttggcTTGATAGTGTTGCTGTAGGAAAAGGTAGGAAATCACCAAAATTTTAACAAGTCTGAGGAAAACTGATTTCAATGGCAATTCATGCAGTTGCTTTTGAGTCATTTGCACTCAAAGTCATGGACGGCTCAGTTGTGCAAGAGAAGAACCAGGGctgaatatatatgtatatatatatgcactcactataaataaacagcagagtctTTAGCGGTGATATTAGCAGCATGCAACCACTAATCTGTTGCAGCATAAGATGATAAGTAGGCATGTAAACCAGCGTGTAGACACAGGGGACGTAGACAGAGGAGATTGATGGAGGGATAAACGTGATTGAAAATGAGGAACTAATCTATCTGTGCCTCCGCTCTGTCCAGCTAAAGAATGTGGAAGGTTGTTTTCTCACAGGGTTCACATTGCGATCGGCGAGCTGTGACGGTAATTAGAAATAGTCTGGTTCCTATTCTATTACTGTGCCCTTGTAATGGGGAGGAAGAGACTGAGACCCGTGCTGATTGACACATGATGGAAACAAGCTGTAAGGAAACCCAACCCGAGTATAACAAGACACAGGAGACCTACAGTAAAGTGGTACTTGTATGACATGAAGCAGACAGTGATGTGCAGAGCACACGATGGCGCTTCAACACTCTGAAGTCTGACCCATCAATCCAACACATCGCGGGTCAGACCTCTCCGGTGACATTTATGTATCTGCAACGTCTTCTTTAAAGTACATTGAGCCTAGTGAGGTGAACATCATGTATTTTTAAGTAGAGGGGTTTCTCATGTGACAGAAGCTGTTATGGGAGTAATGGTCACTCTGAAATGGGTCAATCTCAGTACGGCACACTGTACACCTGATCAGATGACTTCAACTCaccttaaagcaacactgtgtaacttttactgagcaacagcgccctctgcaggcaCACCTGGTGATTCATTTTGTTGGGATCCATGTCCAAACAATTAGGTGGATTTAAAGTCGAAAAAAAAACAGCTATCAATCTCTGAATGCAAAGTGCCACcctctgaactgaaacacaactgaatggtggatattacccatgatccttagcttcctgaaccagaagagttACTTCTGTAACAACTTCACCAAACTCTATTTAGAAttcttcatgttttgttttatggctTTTTCCatgacccataatgcatccatccattcaaACACTGATAataacataacctccttagtaCTAGTGGGAAAAGGTAggcaaaaaaagaaatgctTGCAGTTTTATGTTTGCCCAACCTCAACATACTATTCCATCATGTTCTGTCCAGGTTCTCCTGGGACATCGTGATGCTCCTGCTGATGATGAGTAATCTGGTGATTCTACCGTGGGGAATCACCTTCTTTGAGGACCAGAACACCCCCCCCTGGATCACCTTTAACGTCCTGTCTGACACTCTCTTCCTCATGGACTTGGTTTTCAACTTCCGCACCGGCATCCTGGAAGGGGACAGCCACGTCATCCTGGACCCCAAAGAGATCCGCAGGCACTACCTCCGCACATGGTTCATGGTGGacttcatctcctccatccccgTCGACTACATCTTCCTCATCGTCGACCTGGAGTCCCGGCACGACTCGTCTGACGTGTACCGCACTGCCCGCGCACTACGGATCGTGCGCTTCACCAAGATCCTGAGTCTGCTGCGTCTTCTGCGACTGTCTCGCCTCATCCGGTACATTCACCAGTGGGAAGAGGTAAAGAGATGAAGAAGGAGAATGTTATTACAGTCTACGTGAGAAATTCCAAATCTTTCTTATTgaattttatttctctccagcTTTTCCATATGACGTATGACCTGGCCAGTGCAGTGGTGCGCATAGTGAACTTGATTGGcatgatgctgctgttgtgtcaCTGGGATGGCTGCTTGACCTTCATGGTGCCGATGCTGCAGGACTTTCCTCCAGACTGCTGGGTAGCCAAGAACAACATGGTGGTGAGGAGGCCGACTATATGAGAAACATTTTAGAGAAAGATGCTTTTATTTCAGAAAGTTAAATGAGGGTACCACTTTGAAATCTCAAGGTCGGTTAAAAATGAAGCGTATCCAGctaattagcttagcttagcataaaaaaataacagttgAGAGTGGTATCGATCATGTCATTGTTCAATAAATGTCAAATGATTCCTTTAAACCTGAAATATTTTGTAATGTGTTAacattttatgatttaaaacacattttaaagccaATTAGAAATACGTAAACTCTTCAAATTAAAGGAATGGAGTGATATTGTGGGAAATACACTTGTCTGGCTTCTTACTGTCAAATGTTAAGAACGAAACAAATATCATCATGTCTGTCGAGTTGATGAGAGTGGTGCCAATCTTCTCATCCAACCCTCAGCAAGAAAGTGAAATCATTTCTTAAATCTTCCCCTTTAATTGCAAttgcaacatttttaaattggTTATTTTCCTTACTTGGCCACGTATTGATTACTAATCAATTCCAGGAAATTATTATTAAGCGTCATTATGAAATAAGTAATGTTGTTGAATTAATCAGACATTTTTTATCCAACATAGTAGGATcatatgttttctcattataacatttttttgtcttgtctCCTCTCCCATCCATTTCCCAGAATGCTACATGGCACACACAGTACTCCTACTCCCTGTTTATGGCCATGAGTCACATGCTGTGTATAGGATACGGCGCCCACCCTCCGGAGGGCCTGAGCGATGTGTGGCTCACCATGGTCAGCATGGTTGTGGGGGCCACCTGCTACGCCTTGTTCCTCGGACACGCCACGACCCTGGTTCAGTCTTTGGATGCGTCACATCGTCAGTATCAAGAGAAGGTGAATATCTGACCTGAAACGTTTAacttacaaaacacattttgaccctcagccacagctgttTTGTGGACAATACGTCCCCAAGAGCCTCACATGGATGTGAATGTGATTCTGGCTTCACGGTTTAACTTCACAACCATTTACATCACAGGTTTGCTTGTGCTTTATTGGTTGAAAATGTGCCAAATGCCTGGAGGATATGTGTATTATCTAATAGATTTTGTGACCTTGTTGTGACCCTTTCCAGGGGATTTTCACAAGATAAAGCAGAGCGGATGAATAAACGAATCGCGGCGCCTTTGTTCTGGATCACTGTTTGCTAATGCCCATTACAAATGAGTTTGTAATCCACTTAAAActgcaaaagccacaacacaaatcgAATAAATGCATAATTGTTAATTCAGCAAACACATGGTGGAAAATGGGATTTAGTCTGACAACAATCGTGTGGAATTTCAATCGTATTGTCACGaatattaaatcaaacattttgttttgtacaaATGTTTTATAGTATAAGCAAGTGGAGCAGTACATGTCGTTCCATAAACTGCCAGCGGACGTGAGGCAGAGGATCCATGATTATTACGAGCAGCGATTCCAGGGCAAGATGTTTGACGAGGACAGCATCCTCGGAGAGCTCAGTGATCCGCTCAAGGAGGTGGGTTCCTCattcaaactttgatttgactTGGTGCTTCTTGCTTTCTctgtaattatatattttaatgacaCCTGTCTACACAGATGCAAATCCAGGCCTGGACAATaacattgaaataaacaaaggTTTTGCCAAAAGAAAGTTCTATTCATTAGTGATTAATGTTACTATAATTTCTTCAATTAATGATTTTAAAGGCAATGTTTAGTTCAAATatcttgcttttaaaaaaaaaaaaagaaactcatgTTTCAGATGATATAAATCAGATAAAAGCAGAAAATGCTCACATTCGGGAGCTGGCAGTTTAAGAAATAGTTTGTTTGTAAATggcaaaaatgtttaattagtaaaaaatgtcagatttgACAGTTTTGTCATATGATGGTGGAAAATGCCCTTGAAGTGAcagttcttttttaaaatatcttaAACATTTCCCCAAAAAGATATTTATATAACTAAATCCCACAATTTCtgaatgttttctctcttctctccaccgTGCAGGAGATAGTCAGCTATAACTGCCGTGGGCTGGTGGCCAACATGCCGCTGTTTGCCAACACTGACCCTCATTTTGTGACAGTGATCCTGACCAAGCTGCGTTTTGAGGTCTTCCAACCTGCAGACTTGATCATACGAGAAGGGACCCTGGGTCGGAAAATGTACTTCATCCAGCACGGCGCCGTCACTGTCCTCCCGCGTGGCAGCAAGGAGATTATGCTCAGCGATGGAGCCTACTTTGGGGGTAAATCATGTCATCCCCATCAAGTCAATATGAGGTTCAATGGTTCTGGTTCCCCATGATGTTGGTCTCCTGTTAAAGCTGCAACTGACAGCTAATCTATGAATCATTTCAACTACAGGGTATATTGTAACATATAAGATAAAACCTAGAGATGTCTGATGCAAtgccacacaaacagagaaatgaCGGAGATGCTTGCAAGTGATAGGAAGGGATTAATGAAATAGATGCTTAATAACATCCCAGTCAATCAGTTAAAATATTGATAATTGATATATGACAGTTCAGCACATGAATCTGTTGCTTTAACGGTCAAACTCTCATTTCAGAGATCTGCCTTCTCACCCAGGGCCGACGCACAGCCAGCGTGAGGGCCGACACATACTGCCGTCTTTACTCCCTGAGCGTGGAGAGTTTCAACGAGGTGCTGGAGGAACATCCTCTGATGAGGAGGGCCTTCGAGAGCGTAGCTGTCGACCGACTGGGGCGAGTCTCCCGCAGACCCAGTTACCAGCCTCCCCCAGCAGAATGACTTCTTCTGCACCAGCACAGAGACACTGGTGTAGGATATTTTACACCTTGACTGAAC
This is a stretch of genomic DNA from Limanda limanda chromosome 19, fLimLim1.1, whole genome shotgun sequence. It encodes these proteins:
- the hcn3 gene encoding potassium/sodium hyperpolarization-activated cyclic nucleotide-gated channel 2, translated to MTSPSRSIDHVYESPAHKPETPRYRSWSSFRFSRWRSGSQRTTPPGTPSPKVDKKGDVSNTLFTLVKTHNEDYTADPDGLEDTNDEGDGGSEVLPQVEYNYFQKQFGSLLQPGVNKFSLRMFGSHKGVAAEQARVQSFGVWIIHPYSNFRFSWDIVMLLLMMSNLVILPWGITFFEDQNTPPWITFNVLSDTLFLMDLVFNFRTGILEGDSHVILDPKEIRRHYLRTWFMVDFISSIPVDYIFLIVDLESRHDSSDVYRTARALRIVRFTKILSLLRLLRLSRLIRYIHQWEELFHMTYDLASAVVRIVNLIGMMLLLCHWDGCLTFMVPMLQDFPPDCWVAKNNMVNATWHTQYSYSLFMAMSHMLCIGYGAHPPEGLSDVWLTMVSMVVGATCYALFLGHATTLVQSLDASHRQYQEKYKQVEQYMSFHKLPADVRQRIHDYYEQRFQGKMFDEDSILGELSDPLKEEIVSYNCRGLVANMPLFANTDPHFVTVILTKLRFEVFQPADLIIREGTLGRKMYFIQHGAVTVLPRGSKEIMLSDGAYFGEICLLTQGRRTASVRADTYCRLYSLSVESFNEVLEEHPLMRRAFESVAVDRLGRVSRRPSYQPPPAE